The Reichenbachiella carrageenanivorans region AAAGAATTGAACTCACCAGTTATGGTGCAGTTTTCTAATGGAGGTGCGGCATTCAATGCTGGCAAAGGCCTGTCTAACGATGGACAAAAAGCAGCTATAGCTGGTGCTGTAGCTGGTGCACACCATGTACACATGATGGCTGAGGTTTACGGTGTAACCGTAATCTTAAACACAGACCACTGTGCTAAGAAATTGTTGCCATGGATCGACGGTATGTTGGACGCTGGTGAGGAGTTTTTCGCGAGAACGGGCAAATCGCTATTCTCTTCTCACATGATCGACCTATCTGAAGAACCTATCGAAGAAAACATTGAGACATGTAAGAAATACCTAGAGCGTATGTCTAAAATGGGCATGACACTCGAAATCGAATTGGGTATCACTGGAGGAGAAGAAGATGGTGTAGACAACTCTGACGTAGATGAGTCTAGACTATATACACAGCCTGAAGAAGTAGCATATGCTTACGAAGAGTTGGGTAAAATCAGTGACAAATTTACTATTGCTGCTGCATTTGGTAATGTACACGGCGTGTACAAGCCAGGCAATGTGAAGTTGACACCGAAAATCTTGAAAAACTCTCAGGACTACATCCAAGAAAAATACGGCACAGGTCACAACCCTGTAAACTTCGTATTCCACGGTGGATCTGGGTCTACAAGAGAGGAAATCAGAGAAGCCATTTCTTACGGAGCTATCAAAATGAACATCGATACAGACTTGCAGTGGGCATACTGGGACGGTGTGAAAAATTACTACCAAAAGAACGAAGGCTATCTACAAGGTCAGATCGGCAACCCAGAAGGTGACGACAGTCCTAACAAGAAATTCTACGATCCAAGAGTATGGACTAGAGAGGCTGAAAAATCGTTCGTGGCTCGTTTGAAAGATGCTTTCGAAGATTTGAACAACATCAATAGAAACGCTTAAGTCAAACTTAGACTTTGCAATAGATCTAAAAAGAACCGTCTG contains the following coding sequences:
- the fbaA gene encoding class II fructose-bisphosphate aldolase; its protein translation is MKFKSGVLTGDEVSELLKYANENQFALPAANVIGSSSINAVLETAKELNSPVMVQFSNGGAAFNAGKGLSNDGQKAAIAGAVAGAHHVHMMAEVYGVTVILNTDHCAKKLLPWIDGMLDAGEEFFARTGKSLFSSHMIDLSEEPIEENIETCKKYLERMSKMGMTLEIELGITGGEEDGVDNSDVDESRLYTQPEEVAYAYEELGKISDKFTIAAAFGNVHGVYKPGNVKLTPKILKNSQDYIQEKYGTGHNPVNFVFHGGSGSTREEIREAISYGAIKMNIDTDLQWAYWDGVKNYYQKNEGYLQGQIGNPEGDDSPNKKFYDPRVWTREAEKSFVARLKDAFEDLNNINRNA